A stretch of Geomonas oryzisoli DNA encodes these proteins:
- a CDS encoding HDOD domain-containing protein, whose product MTSKPFVEVVKEQLDSETLNLPVFHPVAVKLQGILSGKDFTIDQVVALIIKDQALTSQILRLANSAFFSGLAKVTTITDAVVRLGAREIASVAMLASQQNSYNSFTHPELKSHSQVLWKHAIGCAIGTRWLCEKNGYRQLAQEGFIAGLLHDIGSLLILKVLEGIVNTDGERKGVSRELTAEIIAAMHTESGYQLMQKWNLPEIYCTIVRDHHSELTDSGNVLLCLVRLVDHACRKLGLGGAPEPNLMLAATFEAQSMGIKEIMLAELEIMIEDAMEMVTAAA is encoded by the coding sequence ATGACGAGCAAACCCTTCGTCGAGGTCGTCAAGGAGCAGCTGGATTCGGAAACCCTGAACCTCCCCGTGTTCCACCCGGTCGCGGTCAAGCTGCAGGGGATCCTGTCCGGCAAGGATTTCACCATCGACCAGGTGGTGGCGCTGATCATCAAGGACCAGGCGCTGACCAGCCAGATCCTCAGGCTCGCCAACTCCGCCTTTTTCAGCGGGCTCGCCAAGGTCACCACCATCACCGACGCCGTGGTACGGCTGGGGGCACGCGAGATCGCGAGCGTGGCCATGCTCGCCTCGCAGCAAAACAGCTACAACAGCTTCACCCACCCGGAGCTGAAGAGCCACTCCCAGGTCCTTTGGAAGCACGCCATCGGCTGCGCCATCGGCACCCGCTGGCTCTGCGAGAAAAACGGTTACAGGCAGCTCGCGCAGGAAGGGTTCATCGCCGGGCTGCTGCACGACATCGGAAGCCTTTTGATACTGAAGGTCCTGGAGGGGATCGTCAACACGGACGGGGAGCGGAAGGGGGTGTCGCGCGAGCTCACCGCGGAAATCATCGCGGCGATGCACACCGAATCGGGATACCAGCTGATGCAGAAATGGAACCTGCCGGAGATCTACTGCACCATCGTGCGCGACCACCACAGCGAGCTCACCGACAGCGGCAACGTGCTGCTTTGCCTGGTGCGACTGGTGGATCACGCCTGCCGGAAACTGGGGCTTGGGGGGGCGCCGGAGCCGAACCTGATGCTGGCGGCGACCTTCGAGGCGCAAAGCATGGGGATCAAGGAGATCATGCTCGCCGAACTGGAGATCATGATCGAGGACGCCATGGAGATGGTTACCGCTGCCGCTTGA
- a CDS encoding GspE/PulE family protein: protein MESYGNYPNQAVRKEGMDDSGLEIASLLVKSGYLAETQLAYAQRVKTKLVTPRTLIAVLLELGFFSREQLRETLRSNIVSVKLGALLVELGYLKPAELQAALGIQRDGGNCKMLGEILVEQRFIEEYTLAEVLAFQLGYPFIDLQASDIDRSLLAKVPQHWLAQHNFVPVREENGQIVVAIADPLNQEGRRTAEKLFGQGSTVFTICTMKAIREAFLLLKRGMIQGDGTATDEHTVTGIVNSIFEEALKDGASDIHIEPMRGVLRVRFRRDGMLVLYKDLAKELALPVSSRIKVMAEADIAERRRHQDGRICYESPKTGATLDMRVSFYITIHGEKIVLRLLSMKGELLDLKEIGMPGRMLERFIDDALDTPSGVLIVTGPTGSGKTSTLYSCVQHLNELSTSIVTAEEPVEYVIEGIAQCSINQKIGVTFDETLRHIVRQDPDIIVLGEMRDSFSAETAIQAALTGHKVLTTFHTEDSVGGLLRLMNMDIEAFLIASTVVCVLAQRLLRMVCPECAEPYLPNPTELRRIGYSNVDLRGAEFKTGRGCSKCRYSGYRGRVGVFEMLILNELVKDAILSKKTSYEIRKISTETTGMVTLLESGLCKAARGEVSLHDTVRLLPRIGKPRPIAEIRRLLGE, encoded by the coding sequence ATGGAAAGCTACGGCAACTACCCGAATCAAGCGGTACGCAAAGAAGGGATGGACGACTCCGGCCTGGAAATAGCCTCCCTCCTGGTGAAATCCGGCTACCTGGCGGAGACCCAGCTGGCCTACGCCCAACGGGTGAAAACCAAGCTGGTGACGCCGAGGACGCTGATCGCGGTGCTGCTCGAGCTGGGGTTCTTCAGCCGGGAGCAGTTGCGCGAGACCCTGCGCAGCAACATCGTGTCGGTGAAGCTGGGCGCACTGCTGGTCGAACTCGGTTACCTGAAGCCCGCCGAGCTGCAAGCAGCCCTGGGCATCCAGCGTGACGGGGGGAACTGCAAGATGCTCGGCGAGATCCTCGTGGAGCAGCGTTTCATCGAGGAGTACACGCTGGCCGAGGTGCTTGCCTTCCAGCTGGGCTACCCGTTCATCGATCTGCAGGCATCCGACATCGACCGGTCGCTTCTGGCCAAGGTCCCACAGCACTGGCTCGCGCAGCACAACTTCGTCCCGGTCCGGGAAGAGAACGGCCAGATAGTGGTCGCCATAGCAGACCCCTTGAACCAGGAGGGGAGAAGGACCGCCGAGAAACTCTTCGGGCAGGGGAGCACCGTCTTCACCATCTGCACCATGAAGGCGATCCGTGAAGCCTTCCTCCTCCTGAAAAGGGGGATGATCCAGGGTGACGGCACCGCGACCGACGAGCACACCGTCACCGGCATCGTCAATTCCATCTTCGAGGAGGCTCTCAAGGACGGTGCCAGCGACATCCACATCGAGCCGATGCGCGGCGTGCTCCGGGTCCGGTTCCGCCGGGACGGGATGCTGGTGCTCTACAAGGACCTCGCCAAGGAGCTGGCGCTGCCGGTGAGCAGCAGGATCAAGGTCATGGCCGAGGCCGACATCGCCGAGCGCAGGAGGCACCAGGACGGCAGGATCTGCTACGAGAGCCCCAAGACCGGCGCGACCCTCGACATGAGGGTGTCCTTCTACATCACCATCCACGGCGAAAAGATCGTGCTGCGCCTGTTGAGCATGAAGGGGGAGCTGCTGGACCTCAAGGAGATCGGCATGCCCGGGCGCATGCTGGAGCGCTTCATCGACGACGCCCTCGATACGCCCAGCGGGGTGCTCATCGTCACCGGCCCCACCGGCAGCGGCAAGACCTCGACCCTGTACAGCTGCGTGCAACATCTCAACGAACTCTCGACCAGCATCGTCACCGCCGAGGAACCGGTCGAGTACGTCATCGAGGGGATCGCCCAGTGTTCCATCAACCAGAAGATCGGGGTCACCTTCGACGAAACCCTGCGCCACATCGTGCGCCAGGATCCCGACATCATCGTCCTCGGCGAGATGAGGGACAGCTTCTCCGCCGAGACGGCCATCCAGGCCGCGCTTACCGGGCACAAGGTGCTCACCACCTTCCACACCGAGGACAGCGTCGGCGGTCTGCTGCGTCTCATGAACATGGACATCGAGGCGTTCCTGATCGCCTCCACCGTGGTCTGCGTGCTGGCCCAGCGTCTGCTGCGCATGGTCTGCCCGGAATGCGCCGAACCCTACCTCCCCAACCCGACCGAGCTGAGAAGGATCGGCTACAGCAACGTCGACCTGAGGGGCGCCGAGTTCAAGACCGGGCGGGGGTGCAGCAAGTGCCGCTACAGCGGCTACCGCGGCCGGGTCGGAGTCTTTGAGATGCTGATCCTGAACGAACTGGTGAAAGACGCCATCCTGAGCAAGAAGACTTCCTACGAGATCAGGAAGATCTCCACCGAGACCACCGGCATGGTGACCCTTCTGGAATCGGGGCTGTGCAAGGCGGCACGGGGCGAGGTATCGCTGCACGATACGGTGCGGCTGCTGCCCAGGATCGGCAAGCCGCGCCCGATCGCCGAGATCAGGCGTCTTCTGGGGGAATAA
- a CDS encoding Smr/MutS family protein — protein MKKKDKEKQQPKQKEFSASPFKALKDASLNLQGAPSAPAPPKKKEEKPAKTALELSDEMLFFEAVAGVKRISGTTPPAQVKAQQTAKARRDEEDQEVFLKALEALRLDVRFSDQVQDEEPAPRPAAVNRLRQVRRGGIRIDLQLDLHGLTRDEAVENLERFVKAAYNRGQKGVLVITGKGNNSPGEPVLKVAVANWLREHGKGMVAEFVQAPSDMGGSGAFVIFFKEKKVEPAEAGEAGGKE, from the coding sequence ATGAAAAAGAAGGACAAAGAGAAACAGCAGCCCAAACAGAAAGAGTTCAGCGCCTCCCCTTTCAAGGCCCTCAAGGATGCCTCCCTCAACCTGCAGGGTGCGCCGTCGGCGCCGGCCCCTCCCAAGAAGAAAGAGGAGAAGCCCGCCAAGACGGCACTGGAACTGTCGGACGAGATGTTGTTTTTCGAGGCCGTCGCCGGAGTGAAGCGCATCTCCGGAACCACGCCGCCTGCGCAGGTGAAGGCGCAGCAGACGGCGAAGGCCCGCCGCGACGAGGAGGATCAGGAGGTCTTCCTGAAGGCCCTCGAGGCCCTGCGGCTCGACGTACGTTTTTCCGACCAGGTTCAGGACGAGGAGCCGGCTCCGCGTCCGGCTGCGGTGAACCGGCTGCGCCAGGTGCGCCGCGGCGGCATCAGGATCGACCTGCAACTCGATCTGCACGGACTGACCCGGGACGAGGCGGTGGAAAACCTGGAGCGCTTCGTGAAAGCCGCCTACAATCGCGGGCAGAAGGGGGTGCTGGTGATCACCGGCAAGGGGAACAACTCCCCCGGTGAACCGGTGCTGAAGGTCGCCGTCGCCAACTGGCTCAGGGAGCACGGCAAGGGGATGGTCGCCGAGTTCGTGCAGGCCCCCAGCGACATGGGGGGCAGCGGCGCTTTCGTGATCTTCTTCAAGGAGAAAAAGGTGGAGCCGGCAGAGGCGGGTGAGGCCGGGGGCAAGGAATAA
- a CDS encoding ROK family protein has translation MVAAERYRIGIDLGGTKTEGVLLDSADAVLARERRSTPLSEGYAAVLESVAQLVRDLAARLPQGAPYTVGVGIPGSVDAVTGLVRNANSVCLIGRPFKGDLERLLERRVGVRNDADCFTLAECRMGAGVGHQVVFGVIMGTGCGGGICLDGVVREGPHRISGEWGHVSIDPAGAPCYCGNRGCIETKISGSGVESAYLARNGVSLTMEEIVAGARGGDARALVAFNTFLDDFGRSLGGLISILDPDAVVLGGGLSNIEELYQAGVERVRQYAFHNDLRTPILKHKLGDSAGVFGAAWIGI, from the coding sequence ATGGTAGCAGCAGAGAGATATCGCATCGGCATCGACCTGGGGGGAACCAAGACGGAAGGGGTGCTGCTAGATTCCGCCGACGCGGTCCTTGCGCGGGAACGCCGGTCCACGCCCCTCTCCGAGGGATATGCGGCCGTCCTGGAGTCGGTGGCGCAACTGGTGCGCGACCTCGCCGCGCGACTGCCGCAGGGCGCTCCCTATACCGTCGGCGTGGGTATCCCGGGCTCGGTGGATGCGGTCACGGGGCTGGTGCGTAACGCCAACTCGGTCTGCCTGATCGGGCGACCCTTTAAAGGCGACCTGGAGCGGCTTTTGGAAAGAAGGGTGGGGGTACGTAACGACGCGGACTGCTTCACCCTGGCGGAGTGCCGCATGGGGGCGGGCGTCGGGCACCAGGTGGTGTTCGGGGTGATCATGGGCACCGGCTGCGGCGGCGGGATCTGCCTGGACGGGGTGGTGCGCGAGGGGCCGCACCGGATTAGCGGCGAGTGGGGGCATGTCTCCATCGATCCTGCCGGGGCCCCGTGCTACTGCGGCAATCGTGGTTGCATCGAGACCAAGATCAGCGGGTCCGGCGTCGAGTCGGCGTATCTCGCGCGCAACGGCGTGAGTCTCACCATGGAGGAGATCGTGGCCGGGGCCCGTGGCGGCGATGCCCGCGCCCTCGTTGCCTTCAACACCTTTCTCGACGATTTCGGCCGCAGCCTGGGCGGCCTCATCTCCATCCTCGACCCCGACGCCGTGGTGCTGGGAGGAGGTCTTTCCAACATCGAGGAGCTTTACCAGGCCGGCGTCGAAAGGGTGCGGCAGTACGCCTTTCATAACGACCTGCGCACGCCGATCCTGAAGCATAAGCTGGGCGATTCCGCCGGTGTCTTCGGGGCGGCGTGGATAGGAATCTGA
- a CDS encoding FKBP-type peptidyl-prolyl cis-trans isomerase: METEPGKRINIRYKCRLDDGRVYLVGEHNTLEFVVGSGRVPSALEQGLMGMARGDHRVIRVPAGEANLFPFPLGSHFAFSTDRAPGVAYDFGPGLGGDVSLSLGRRDYREPLPTDQDVYFEIEMLSVE, from the coding sequence ATGGAAACCGAACCCGGCAAGAGGATCAACATCAGGTACAAGTGCAGGCTCGATGACGGCAGGGTTTACCTGGTCGGCGAGCACAACACCCTCGAATTCGTCGTCGGCTCCGGGCGGGTCCCGTCCGCACTGGAGCAGGGGCTCATGGGCATGGCCCGGGGCGACCACCGCGTGATACGGGTGCCTGCCGGCGAGGCCAATCTCTTCCCCTTTCCCTTGGGTTCCCACTTCGCCTTCTCGACGGACCGCGCCCCGGGCGTCGCTTATGACTTCGGTCCCGGCCTCGGCGGCGACGTCTCCCTGTCCCTGGGCAGGCGCGACTACCGCGAACCGCTCCCCACAGATCAGGATGTCTACTTCGAAATCGAAATGCTGTCGGTAGAGTAG
- a CDS encoding MTH1187 family thiamine-binding protein produces the protein MKVMVDLCIVPLGVGVSLSSYIAACEKVLNEAGLKIALHSYGTNIEGEWDEVFAAIKRCHETVHAMGAPRITTTVKLGTRTDREQTMEDKIRSVKEKM, from the coding sequence ATGAAAGTTATGGTTGATCTGTGCATCGTCCCGCTGGGTGTCGGCGTCTCCCTGTCCAGTTACATCGCTGCCTGCGAAAAGGTGCTGAACGAAGCGGGACTGAAGATTGCGCTGCATTCCTACGGGACCAACATCGAAGGGGAATGGGATGAAGTCTTCGCTGCCATCAAGCGCTGCCACGAGACCGTGCACGCCATGGGCGCCCCGCGCATCACCACCACGGTGAAGCTCGGCACCCGCACCGACCGGGAGCAGACCATGGAGGACAAGATCAGGAGCGTGAAGGAGAAGATGTAA
- a CDS encoding NAD(P)H-binding protein has product MSHTEQANAKVLITGATGFIGRRLVDALVAEGIPIRCLVRRSEVAFPPQAEVVQGDLLQRNSLLAPLRGIETAYYLVHAMGGERAGFEQRDRQAAENFVAAAEMQGVKRVIYLGGLGEEGDQLSEHLASRLEVARILQRGAFQTTYLRAAVIIGAGGASFEMIRYLVERLPVMITPRWVSTRCQFIAVQDVIAYLVGCLKDARTAGHTYDIGGPELLSYRDMMERFAEVEKKFIKIIPVPFLTPKLSSYWVWLITPVKPSISMPLIEGLGNEVICHDQEIRKILPIPLTGFDEAVRRALEEEAGQGQGDTGTT; this is encoded by the coding sequence TTGAGTCACACTGAGCAGGCAAATGCCAAGGTGCTGATCACCGGAGCCACCGGCTTCATCGGCAGAAGACTCGTGGATGCCCTGGTGGCGGAAGGAATCCCGATACGTTGCCTGGTGCGCCGGTCCGAGGTCGCTTTCCCGCCGCAAGCGGAGGTCGTCCAGGGTGACCTGTTGCAGCGCAACTCGCTGCTCGCACCGCTGCGGGGGATCGAGACGGCGTACTACCTGGTGCACGCCATGGGCGGCGAACGCGCGGGATTCGAGCAACGCGACCGCCAGGCTGCGGAGAATTTCGTGGCGGCGGCGGAGATGCAGGGGGTGAAGCGGGTCATCTACCTGGGGGGGCTGGGGGAGGAGGGGGACCAACTCTCCGAGCACCTGGCGAGCCGCCTGGAGGTGGCCAGGATCCTGCAGCGCGGCGCGTTCCAGACCACGTACCTCAGGGCCGCCGTCATCATCGGCGCGGGAGGCGCCTCCTTCGAGATGATCCGTTACCTCGTGGAGAGGCTTCCGGTCATGATCACGCCGCGCTGGGTCTCGACCAGGTGCCAGTTCATCGCGGTGCAGGACGTGATCGCCTACCTGGTCGGCTGCCTGAAGGACGCGCGCACCGCCGGCCACACCTATGACATCGGCGGACCGGAGCTCCTCTCCTACCGGGACATGATGGAGCGCTTCGCGGAAGTGGAAAAGAAGTTCATCAAGATCATCCCCGTCCCCTTCCTGACCCCGAAGCTCTCCTCCTACTGGGTCTGGCTGATCACGCCGGTAAAGCCGTCCATTTCCATGCCGCTCATCGAGGGACTGGGCAACGAGGTCATCTGCCACGATCAGGAGATCCGGAAGATCCTTCCCATTCCCCTTACCGGGTTCGACGAGGCGGTGCGCCGGGCACTCGAGGAGGAAGCGGGGCAGGGGCAGGGAGACACGGGGACGACGTAG
- a CDS encoding response regulator, translated as MKCLIIEDNEFLREGLIMFLQGVAEIETAGNGREGVDRFTEALQQGHPFDLVLLDIVMPEMDGQQALKLMRKAEREEGAGGRKSVIIMTTALNSPANMEEAMWDGDCSDYLVKPVARADLMAMLQRHGLL; from the coding sequence ATGAAGTGCTTGATCATTGAGGACAACGAATTCCTGCGCGAAGGTCTCATCATGTTTTTGCAGGGGGTGGCGGAGATCGAGACCGCCGGCAACGGCCGGGAAGGCGTCGACCGCTTCACCGAGGCGTTGCAGCAGGGGCATCCCTTCGACCTGGTACTGCTCGATATCGTCATGCCGGAGATGGACGGCCAGCAGGCGCTGAAGCTGATGCGCAAGGCGGAAAGGGAAGAGGGCGCCGGCGGGCGCAAGAGCGTGATCATCATGACCACGGCCTTGAACTCCCCCGCCAACATGGAAGAGGCGATGTGGGACGGCGACTGCAGCGACTACCTGGTGAAGCCGGTCGCTCGCGCCGACCTGATGGCCATGCTGCAGCGTCACGGCCTGCTCTGA
- a CDS encoding PilZ domain-containing protein gives MEPNFYRPTVQSSLEQDSLEILANFRELIKESSGTRVKLLNYYKGLPISYPATLVEVSGQVLELDVHPQQAVALGLSKRTCIKCGIFSHTLLAEVKDADVRRMMASLHNFSYVDLMAEQRASLRLELDPPCEAEITASGRTVAAMALDVSLGGFSALSSQPSQLEKGAEVLLKVMMPNLLHNTVTPLEVPATVVDVSCGDDGDLCRFAISSDAQAEGVLSRFIFQRQVDLIRELKEMSG, from the coding sequence ATGGAACCTAACTTCTACCGGCCCACGGTGCAAAGCTCCCTCGAGCAGGACTCCCTGGAGATACTCGCAAACTTCCGGGAGCTCATCAAGGAGAGTTCGGGAACCAGGGTCAAACTGCTGAACTACTACAAGGGACTGCCGATCAGCTATCCCGCCACCCTGGTGGAAGTGAGCGGCCAGGTCCTGGAACTGGACGTGCACCCGCAGCAGGCGGTGGCCCTCGGGCTGTCCAAGCGGACCTGCATCAAGTGCGGCATCTTCAGCCACACCCTTTTGGCCGAGGTCAAGGATGCGGACGTGCGGCGCATGATGGCGTCCCTGCACAACTTCAGCTACGTGGACCTGATGGCGGAGCAGCGCGCCTCGCTGCGGCTTGAGCTCGATCCTCCCTGCGAGGCGGAGATCACCGCTTCAGGCCGGACCGTGGCGGCAATGGCGCTCGATGTGTCGCTGGGCGGATTCTCCGCGCTGAGCTCGCAACCGAGCCAACTGGAGAAGGGGGCCGAGGTGCTGCTCAAGGTGATGATGCCCAACCTGCTGCACAACACGGTGACCCCGCTGGAGGTTCCGGCGACCGTGGTGGATGTCTCCTGCGGTGACGACGGCGATCTCTGCCGCTTTGCCATAAGCTCCGATGCACAGGCCGAAGGGGTGCTTTCCCGTTTCATTTTCCAGCGCCAGGTGGACCTGATTCGGGAGTTGAAGGAGATGAGCGGCTGA
- a CDS encoding AAA family ATPase — translation MPDNLFIPSVDLRIGSLEEYNRRQKEKAASRHAKPKPRPCITISREYGCTGYPTAELLRDILMQRTGEEWVLIDRAIVEEVAKRHNLSREILQTLGEDNRLLSEVLATFSSRWKSNYDYFLPLSQHVVALAEQGNVLILDLGGAIVARHLEHSYHFRIFGSEQFKTATLARRLNIEEEEAEKLMHRQQKVRDRFTKDFLNQDGHDPALYDMLFNNDRCPSDRIAHTIADFVIKP, via the coding sequence ATGCCTGACAACCTGTTCATACCGTCGGTGGATTTGCGGATAGGGAGCCTCGAGGAGTACAACCGCAGACAGAAGGAGAAGGCGGCCTCGCGGCACGCCAAGCCGAAACCGCGCCCCTGCATCACCATCTCGCGGGAATACGGCTGCACCGGGTACCCGACCGCCGAACTGCTGCGCGACATCCTCATGCAGAGGACCGGCGAGGAATGGGTCCTGATCGACCGGGCCATCGTCGAGGAGGTCGCCAAGCGCCACAACCTGTCCCGGGAGATACTGCAGACGCTGGGCGAGGACAACCGGCTCCTCTCGGAGGTCCTGGCCACCTTCTCCTCGCGCTGGAAAAGCAATTACGACTATTTCCTCCCCCTGTCCCAGCACGTGGTGGCGCTCGCCGAGCAGGGAAACGTCCTGATCCTGGACCTGGGGGGCGCCATCGTCGCCAGGCACCTGGAGCATTCCTACCACTTCAGGATCTTCGGTTCCGAACAGTTCAAGACCGCGACACTCGCACGCCGTCTCAACATCGAGGAGGAAGAGGCCGAGAAGCTCATGCACCGGCAGCAAAAGGTGCGCGACCGCTTCACCAAGGACTTCCTGAACCAGGACGGCCATGACCCCGCTCTCTACGACATGCTGTTCAACAACGATCGCTGCCCTTCCGACCGGATCGCCCACACCATCGCCGACTTCGTGATCAAACCCTGA
- a CDS encoding alpha-amylase family glycosyl hydrolase — protein MAYSPWIGNFKVNGRWGNYGTVKLLLDETMSGTAPGRLQVSVEIAAQGSQPEEFEVELFSNLNRRDFVRTHEPLADSGGPTSYWMPYRMSFQGRSFDNLVFTLELPVQKCGAYRITARYRSAGSDTWWWHNDFSPWPGQPSQRDCAVVVSPGKAAQARLYEANALTVEALAGGSYENRSTLDDFLSTHDFDGFNPFQLTYINKELGFNTLWLMPVFPNTQWRWDRQKWDWATNDSPGSPYSSRDYWSINRWLADNAAPARALELFQTLFREAKDDDLDVFIDLAFNHAGRDVIYGAGAVDLGFCSMQEQEEWVRQHRPSWCTRGTAFVDGHSVPYYREAAHSDFECAVWAPADRLNEHIWDDANVDWFFGDYSALGPKPGRGTDYWGNPVTHWDPKGNAEDERDILYSDLASDSETERLWQYFGYILPYWIEKSGGKLAGIRADFAQGLPNQLWEYIVNRTRKARWDFIFLAEVLDPDVIQYRLNRVFDVLTTKDHHLYRMNAVRMTDLFHSLEAESTLFGGEALVMHNGTSHDEMGNDNKWAMMARYAVTASIYGCPMIFMGQPLGLADKLPFRDSWANMYKAWTDDIPEREAVGRMYLKINQAREATPELREPNRYFLCLVEGGFHEEIYSVARWRGEDGERDAVTLVFVNLDTSHGNAGTFRLPGAIRLSGEYQARNLVADDPNRTLWPAARNAQDIYDNGIYVVFTLPNEVQYLKLVRV, from the coding sequence ATGGCATACAGTCCCTGGATCGGCAACTTCAAGGTGAACGGACGCTGGGGAAACTACGGCACGGTAAAGCTCCTCTTGGACGAGACCATGAGCGGCACGGCCCCGGGCCGGCTCCAGGTCAGCGTGGAGATCGCCGCCCAGGGGAGCCAACCGGAAGAGTTCGAGGTGGAGCTCTTCAGCAACCTGAACCGGCGCGACTTCGTCAGGACCCACGAGCCGCTCGCCGACTCCGGCGGCCCCACCTCGTACTGGATGCCCTACCGGATGTCGTTCCAGGGGAGGTCCTTCGACAACCTGGTCTTCACCCTGGAACTGCCGGTCCAGAAGTGCGGCGCTTACCGCATCACGGCCCGCTACCGCAGTGCGGGCTCCGACACCTGGTGGTGGCACAACGATTTCTCTCCCTGGCCGGGACAACCGTCGCAGCGCGACTGCGCCGTTGTCGTATCACCCGGCAAGGCCGCCCAGGCGCGGCTCTACGAGGCCAACGCCCTCACCGTCGAGGCCCTGGCCGGCGGCTCCTACGAGAACCGCAGCACGCTGGACGACTTCCTCTCCACCCACGACTTCGACGGCTTCAACCCGTTCCAGCTCACCTACATCAACAAGGAATTGGGCTTCAACACGCTCTGGCTCATGCCGGTCTTCCCCAACACGCAGTGGCGCTGGGACCGCCAGAAGTGGGACTGGGCGACCAACGACAGCCCCGGGAGCCCCTACTCGTCGCGCGACTACTGGAGCATCAACCGCTGGCTTGCCGACAACGCCGCACCGGCCCGCGCCCTCGAACTGTTCCAGACCCTGTTCCGGGAGGCCAAGGACGACGATCTGGATGTCTTCATAGATCTCGCCTTCAACCACGCCGGCCGCGACGTCATCTACGGGGCGGGAGCCGTCGACCTCGGCTTTTGCTCGATGCAGGAGCAGGAAGAGTGGGTCCGCCAGCACCGCCCGTCCTGGTGCACCCGCGGCACGGCCTTCGTCGACGGTCACAGCGTCCCCTACTACCGCGAAGCCGCCCATTCCGACTTCGAGTGCGCGGTCTGGGCACCGGCGGACCGCCTCAACGAGCACATCTGGGACGACGCCAACGTGGACTGGTTCTTCGGGGACTACTCCGCCCTGGGCCCCAAGCCCGGCCGCGGAACCGACTACTGGGGCAACCCGGTGACCCACTGGGACCCGAAGGGGAACGCCGAAGACGAGCGGGACATCCTCTACAGCGACCTCGCCTCGGACAGCGAGACGGAACGGCTCTGGCAGTACTTCGGCTACATCCTCCCCTACTGGATCGAAAAAAGCGGCGGCAAATTGGCGGGGATCCGGGCCGACTTCGCGCAGGGACTCCCCAACCAGCTCTGGGAGTACATCGTGAACCGTACCCGGAAGGCGCGCTGGGACTTCATCTTCCTGGCCGAGGTGCTCGACCCGGACGTGATCCAGTACCGGCTGAACCGGGTCTTCGACGTATTGACCACGAAGGACCACCACCTGTACCGGATGAACGCGGTGCGGATGACCGACCTGTTCCACTCGCTCGAGGCGGAGAGCACCCTGTTCGGCGGGGAGGCGCTGGTGATGCACAACGGCACCAGCCACGACGAGATGGGCAACGACAACAAGTGGGCCATGATGGCGCGCTACGCCGTGACCGCGTCCATCTACGGCTGTCCGATGATTTTCATGGGGCAGCCGCTGGGTCTCGCGGACAAGCTCCCCTTCCGGGACAGCTGGGCCAACATGTACAAGGCGTGGACCGACGACATCCCGGAACGGGAGGCGGTGGGACGGATGTACCTGAAGATCAACCAGGCGCGCGAGGCGACGCCGGAACTGCGGGAGCCGAACCGGTACTTCCTGTGCTTGGTCGAAGGCGGGTTTCACGAGGAGATCTATTCGGTGGCGCGCTGGCGCGGGGAGGACGGCGAGCGTGACGCGGTGACGCTGGTTTTCGTCAACCTGGACACCTCCCACGGCAACGCGGGCACCTTCCGTTTGCCGGGGGCGATCAGGCTTTCCGGGGAGTACCAGGCAAGGAACCTGGTGGCCGACGACCCAAACCGCACGCTGTGGCCGGCGGCACGCAACGCGCAGGACATCTACGACAACGGCATCTACGTCGTCTTCACCCTCCCCAACGAGGTGCAGTACCTGAAGCTGGTCAGGGTTTGA
- a CDS encoding MarR family winged helix-turn-helix transcriptional regulator encodes METRNIAAIISDTRAGINRYLLQELKRLGIEGLAPSHGAILYHLFNNEEVTMKDLAKAVRRDKSTVTALVGKLVANGYVDKVSSTLDQRTVYVKLSQRGQALQPVFEEVSRNLIDQMWRGVDDAEQRELVRLLKKIRANLP; translated from the coding sequence ATGGAAACCAGGAATATCGCCGCCATCATCAGCGACACCCGCGCCGGGATCAACCGGTACCTGCTCCAGGAGCTGAAGCGCCTGGGGATCGAGGGACTCGCCCCTTCACACGGAGCCATCCTGTACCACCTCTTCAACAACGAGGAGGTCACCATGAAGGACCTGGCCAAGGCGGTACGCCGGGACAAGTCGACGGTGACCGCGCTGGTGGGGAAACTGGTCGCCAACGGCTACGTGGACAAGGTGAGCAGCACGCTCGATCAGCGGACCGTGTACGTCAAGCTGTCGCAGCGGGGACAGGCGCTGCAGCCCGTCTTCGAGGAGGTGTCGCGCAACCTGATCGACCAGATGTGGCGCGGCGTCGACGACGCGGAGCAGCGCGAGCTGGTCCGCCTGTTGAAGAAGATCCGCGCCAATCTCCCCTAG